aagaattggattccgaaggtataagtaacctgggtagaaagacagtagtgctaacagtttacattcacttcccagtgttccttctctgggtatagttatttctgtccatcactgatcaactggaagtgagttggatcttctttatgttgaagataaccacttccatcagaatacatcttcatacagcattgttgttgaagtgtatagtgatcttctggttctgctcatttcactcagcaccagttgatgtaagtctctccaagcctctctgtattcctcctgctggtcatttcttacagagcaataatattccataaccttcatataccataatttacccaaccattctccaactgatggacatccattcatcttccagtttctagctacaacaaaaagagctgccacaaacattttggcacatatatgtctctttccgctctttagtatttctttgggatataagcccagtagtaacactggtggatcaaagggtacgcacagtttgataactttttgggcataattccagattgctctccagaatggctggattctatcacaactccacaacaatgcatcagtgtcccaattttcccacagcccctccaacattcatcattatttgttcctgtcattttagccaatctgacaggtgtgtaatgatatctcagagttgtcttaatttgcatttctctgatcaagaacTGTAATTTCTTAAATCTGTAAAAAGTTTACAGGATAATTATGTTTTTTCTACCTGCTCAGTGTTGTGaagaaaacactttgcaaacttttatcATACTTTCGTTTTTATTACTTGCCTCAGTTTGTAAAGAAAATTGTAAACCTTGTGAtactgtcattttttattatactcaGCCTATGAGAGAGATACAGACCTTATGATAGCTCAATTAGTAATCAGAGGGGTGATGCTCTTACTCCCTGTTCTTTGAGATCATAAAATACCGGCGTTGGAAGTGACCTTAGGCCacatccccctttttatttttatttttagacagAAGAAGAAGTAGCTACCTCTAATAATAAATTCCAATCAACTTATAATAACAGGGGTAATCTCTCTGTGAGCATTTACAAATGACAGATATGAGGGACtatcttttcaaaacaaaatcttGGATTTTATAAGTGCCAAAGTTGTCTCTGACCAGGAAGAAGAGAAGCTGctgagaggtgtgtgtgtgtgtgtgtgtgtgtgtgtgtgtgtgtaaccagGTGTGCTCCTCGGCTCCTGCTTCAGGCTCGACTCAGGTCCGgggtaaggggaagggaggaagggcagCAGCTAACCACCAGCTCTAGGACCTGGGGCAGTGACACAGTTCTTCCTCCTGTGCCCTCCCCCTCTCCCAGTtgtaaaatagaagagaaaggcATTCGGTCTCCTGAATGGATAAATGGGCGGTTTCCCTGGGAAACCTCACAAGTGTCTCAGAAGTGTCAGTCCCCTGTCTGTCCCCTACTTAATTGCTACTCCGGGAGGGGCTCTGTTCCTGCAGACCGACTATGGGCTGTGGGACCAGTAGCAAAGTAGTCCCAGAGCTGCCGGGGTCTTCCCTTCACCTGAGCTGGGGAAAAGGAGTAGGGAGAGGAAACTGTGGTCCGCTGCAGATGGGGCAGGGGGAAGCTGGGCACATGGGACATCGGGGAACTCGTGAAGCGGCAGCAGAGGCAGCTCAGAAAATGCAGGTGGCCAGATACCGGGCCAAGTTCGACCCGCGGGTCACAGCCAGGTAAAGCACCTCAGAGATCCCCTGAGCTTTGGGGGGCACGGTGTGATGGGCAGAGAATTGTCTCTTCTCGACAGGGATGGAGAGGTGGCTAGCAGATGTTAAAAGTTCTCTGAAAAAAAGAAGTACTTTAGGAAACTAAAGtactttagaaaatataaaatagtgaatttagaatcaaagagctttgaaattgtcttgcataatctttttgttttacgAGTGAATAAATTAAGGTCACAACTCCAGTGACCTGGAGGTCTTTTGGCATTTGGCTGCAAGACTAGGAGATTAAGTACAATGTAACCTGCATCTCTCCACTTATCATCAGCTCCCTGTATTTAAACTAACCCAAGACCTCCCATGCTATCTGGAGTAGATCAAATAATGAGCTGTAGTACCTTTGAACCAAAAAGGATTCTATAGGGAATAGGGTCAGAGGAGTTTAGAGTTTAAAGTTTAGAAGGTAAGTTAGGGTTCGTTAAGTCCAAGCCCtacatctagtccaatctcttctttctacaggtaaggaaacaggcaaagtgattaaattatttttttccagttattgtGGGGTAGAACCTGCCTTATTTTTAGTCCAGACATCTTTTCATTATGTCATAGAAAATCTGAactccattcctttcttcttcttcttctcctcctcctcctcctcttcttccttctttttcctcctcctcctcctctttctcctccttttcatgaaacatttaaatatcactttaaaatttaagtGCAGATGATATTATAAAGTGCTAGACCtatagtcagaaagatctgagttcctCAGACTCTAGTGAGGGGATCCTGGGGGAGTAACAACTTAatttctacttcagtttcctccactgtaaaatatgagtaataatagcacctacatcactgaatttttgtgaggatcaaatgagatatgtaaagaagttagcacagtttctggcacataagtaggtgctataaaaatgtttctttccttccctttcccccaagtCCCCCAAGACTTTGcctgtattatctcatttgagtttcttTGGGGTTCTTATACTTTCAGTAATGTTCTAAAGTCCCAACTAGCCATATTCATTTCCTTATGGTGTTACTCTTATAATAGTACTTATTCTACATGCTGTGTATCACCTTTAACTTTAGGTTCAGAAAATCCAAATTTGTAGCATGTAGTTAACTTGAACTGTATCTAAAATTTACTACATTTTGAAGTTGGAAAATTGCATTATTGGTTGCTTTTGTTGTAGAGGAGCCACAGCCTTAGTTTTGTTCTGCGTAGAAGTGGGGGAAAATAAAGCAGAGACCACTGAAAAATACTTatcatcttccccccccccaaaaaaaaaacaacattcagGCTTTGTATTTCTAATAAAGTCCTTAtcacctccttttccttcccccctccacaTACACCTAATATTGTAGAAATGATCCTGGGCTCTTTAAAGTCATGGTACCCAAATATGAATTCTGGCAGATTATACCAGGTTCAAAACTTTGGGCCTAGTGATAGACTGTTATCCAAAGAACAGAACAGTTCAGTTAGAAGCTCATTCCCAGAAGCTAGGCCACTTCgtgaaatgtatgtgtgtatgtgtgggtgtgtgtgacAATTTGGAGTCAGGGTACCCAGATTTAAATCCCTTTTCTCCCATCTTCCTgatactcagtttcctcatctatttaaaaaaacaggggaggggaggaaaagagaagggaggggggaggaggcaaaaaaggaagggggaaaggggaaacgTATAATAATTATACTTTCCAGGCAGACTTGTTTTGAGAATCAACTGAGATAACAcatatattttgcaaaatttaaagcttTAGATAaaggctagctattattattagctagTCTCTAAGGTTCCAAccctaaatttatgattctgtcATCTATTAAGGAAAATCAGAATCCAGGGAAATAGtaaaattaagttttataatGTAGTAAGACCAGGCATATTGCTTCTGAATATTTGTCATTCCTCTTGAACCAATTTCATTTCAACCATTTTAAagcaagactttttaaaaaactttgccCTTTCCTTGAATGCCAATGACATCCTCGTTAAATACTTGCTGAATAAATGCAGTTTATCTTTATTGACTAAAGGATTCTTTATTTTAGCAAATGAGATTGGACTCTCAAAAATGCTATTGTCTGATAACTGATGATTAATTTAGTGAGCAAATGAATCTGTCTTTCAGTTCAAGGGGGAATGCAATAAATTagtgtttgcaaaatgctttcatCTACTTGAGCGTGAAGGTAAAACGTGTATTTGATATGTCTTCTTAGTCCACAAAGTGCTAGAAGTGAAACCGCCTGTGATTGTGTTCAGAGAACACAATGAATATTTGTGTGAATAAATaaccagaaaaggaagagaaagaatagttTGAAGATGGCTAAATTGCTACCTAGTTTGATAAACTAATTGAccagaaaattaaaaagcatttcctAGAACAAAGATGTTTTCATTGTCAgtagaaatatcattttttttttttactctaagcagtataaaataaggaaataaattgggatagagatgataaaaatgcaaaaaattgaaagaatcccctccccattttaaaagtacattgaaattaaaataggaatcttcattatgatataaaatattacataagtttttttgttatttattagtttgcatgttccttccttttttcctttcaagtcatgtatatgtgtgtgtcttttttctttttgtgacacAGTTGTCTGTAGTGAAAAAGAGCAGTGAAGTAGGTTTTAAGATCCTGAACCTAGCATTGCCTTTCTCCATGTTCTAAATGTTTAATTTCACAAGATTGCACAATAAATCCAGGTCAGGAGGGGAACTCTTGAACTATTTTCAGTTGATGTTGTTTTACCTGGCTGGGTTGCTTTCTCTTCGAGAAAGTAACCTATATTATTGATAAAGATTTTACATTCTCTTAAAGCTTGTGTTTACTGCTTAGAAATAGCAAATGTCAGCAACATTTTTTCATCAATGAATTTTCTCAAATGGGGTGTTGGGGATTTTCTTTTCCTCACCTAAGGAGTTGGCAGGAGCTTGTGAAAAGTTATTACTTTCAGTTTTTACTGTTTGATAGGAAGATAGCTTCTGAGTCCTAAAGAATGCACCTGAGGCTTGTTGCCATagctcacttttcttttttccttgagtcattttaaaaatatttattgagtaattGCTATATACTGGTAACActtgaagagaaacaaagatatgTAATTCTTGTTCTCAAGAGACTTTTAATAACAACacaaatttattaagtgtccactatgtgtctggcactgtgctaattagTGAAGGGCTATAAAGACTAAAGTGAGATAGTTCCAGCCCTCATGGAGCTTATCTTGAGAGCAAAATTAATTATTACTAACAGAAGCTATATACTATATGTGATAGTCTGCAACCTTCTggtctgatattctctttctcttccattaaaaataagtaatcaggggcaggtaggtggcacagtggatagagcaccagccttgaattcaggaggacccgagttcaaatgtgacctcagacacttaacacttcctagctgtgtgaccctgggcaagtcacttaaccccagcctcagaaataaataaataaataaataaacaatcatACTTCTGggcacattttttttccatttatttttgttttgagctTGAGCAAAATATGTGAGAATTTCCTTATacaaagtagaacagaaaaagattttatatgtataatgaaATATGTTCAATTGTgactcccatggattcaattatctttatataatttttagcTCTATATGTTCAATCCAAACTTTTTTCTTGCCCTCCAGTTTCAAATCTCCAACTATTAGGTATCTCAGACTTAACATGTtccaaacagaattcattatttttccttacaAATTCTCCCTTAATCccaacttccctattactatgcAGGGTACCACCATTCTCAGTTCATAAGCTCAGTATCATCCTTGACTTATCATTTGCTCTCATCTCCCCCTATCCAATATATTGACCAGTCCTGTCTGTGTTACCTTTGCAGTGTTACCTTAGGCTCTTGTAATAGCCTGCAGGGTGGAATCCCTGCTATAAGTTTCTTCCTGCTTAAGTCCATCCTCTAGAtagctgtcaaaatgatcttcctaaaacacagaaaTGAACATGACACTCTTCTACTTAATAAATTTGAGTGActccctattgcttccaggagcaaatataaagtcctctttttgacttttaaacTCCTTCACAACCTAtgcccttcctacctttctagtttttttatactttacttcCCTTCAAATATTCTAGGATCCAGCAgcattggttttgctttttctaGCACAAGATACTCCATATCTGTTTACTGCCAACCTCATTCCTAGAATgttttccctcttcatctctgatTCCTAGCTTCCCTgaattcctttctttaaaaaaaaaaaaaattaaaaatttttaaatttcctgacttcctttCAAAGCTCAGACCGAACCCTACCTTTTACAGAAGACCTTTCTTgatctcctctctccccccttctatTGATTGTGCCTTCTCTTTGAAATAACCTTCCGTTTATATTTTATCTGCCTTATATatgtagttatttgcatgttgctcTGTCTCTCCACCCGTCTATTTAAAATGTGATCTCCTTTAGGATAGAGATTGTGTGATTGCCTCAATTTGTGTCTCAGCACACTAATAAATGACTAACTAAAATGACATTCAAGATTAATTTTCAAAGCTGTTCTGATTATGTCTTTTTCTTGTattctcttctgtgcattttaaaaattaaagaaaagtgaCTAAAAGTGGGGCAGGGGTAGAGTTTAACAAAGTCAAATAGCACATCAACTGAGGTGACAGTATGGTCAATATCAGATTTATGTTTTGGCAATGATCTTGAAATCTTGGGTTGAAATTCTGGCAGTTACCTGTGTAGACAGTTTGcttctctgaatctcattttcttcatctgtaaaatgcatgtaacaataacaacatatctacttcacagggttgaatgaaaaatattttgtaaatctcaGATTGCTAGAGAAAACaaactaattaaaattttaatttccattttgtagAGGTATATGTTAGAGGATGACAAGTCTATTTGTTTTTCGTTAGATATGATATTCAAGCTCTTATCGGAAGAGGAAGTTTCAGCAAGGTTGTGAGAGTGGAGCAGAAATTCACAAAGAAACCCTTTGCGATAAAAATGGTGGAAACCAGAGTgaaggaaggcagagaagcaTGTGAATCAGAACTGAATGTCCTCCGGCGAGTCAGTCACTGCAATATTGTCCAGCTCATAGAAGTCTTTGAAGCCCAGGATCGAGTTTACATAGTGATGGAACTGGCTACAGGAGGAGAACTCTTTGATCGAATTATTTCCCAGGGAACATTCACAGAGAGAGATGCCATTATAATCCTCAAGATGGTTGTTGATGGAGTAAGGTATCTGCACAGTCTGCAAATAACTCACAGGGACCTGAAGCCTGAAAATCTTTTGTACTATCACCCAGGGGCTGAGTCAAAAATCTTAATCACAGATTTTGGGCTGGCAGCCTCTGGTAACAAAAATGGTGATTGGTCTATGAATACTATCTGTGGGACACCGGAATACATAGCACCAGAGATTCTGTCCAGAAAACCCTACACAAACGCAGTGGATATGTGGGCCCTCGGagtaataacatatattttactgaGTGGCTCCCTGCCATTTGAGGATGAAAACCACATGAGACTTTATAGGAAGATTCTAAAGGGCAAGTACAGCTACAAGGGAGAAGTGAGTAACATGTTTATGTGTATTAACATAGCTTATTGGATAGTTTGATTGGATTACTGAGTTGTTGTTGGATTGTTTAACGCTTAATTCTTTTCCCCTTGTCCATACTCAGCACCACAGTCCTGAATAGCTGAGTGTGCTGATGGTATGGCATTCTCAGTTTGATCTTTAAGTGTTTGCTAAGAATGTCAGTGTATTCTGGAAGGCCCTCAAGTCTGTTACAGAGTGCAGCTTCAGTGCTCCAGACTCTCAATTTGTGAGACTTTTAATCTTTTATGGGAACTTTTGGTTTTTATGGATGTGTAATGGATGTGACTAATGAAGTCATTGTggtgtaaaagaaaaaaacaatgaatttagAATCCAAGGATCTGGCTCTGCCATTATCgcacattatttcttatatatttgcctcactattattataatttaaatttaaatttacccTTCTCATAAATGTTGTATCTCTTTGTAAGAAGGAGTGAACCAAGTTTTAGGGGAACTATTTTTGTATTAACCATCTTTACCATATTATTTGAGTGTAGTAGTGATGGGATTTAGAAGCTGAATTCCAAAATATACTGAGATTCCAGACCAATTttgtgaggtatctcaaaagaattgtaGGCTTAGACCCTCTCCAaataaagaggcaaagattttattattatgtcaCTGACTAGTAGGCTAAGATCTAAAAGAGAAGTTAGTAAAGTAGGAGGGAACATATTATTTACAGAGGTAAAAGGATTTTTTGGGGGTGAGGAGGTTAGGTTATTGTTTTAAGATACTAATTTCTATGGCTTGAACTCAATTTCATAGAAAGCCTCTGCTAGTTAATGATACTGATATGCTAATGGATCAGTTCCAAGATATTCTGATATTCCAGTTTTATGGCTTATAGGTTAGTAGGAATTAGGATTAGGCATCTTCCTACCAGAGCCAGCATCAGAGTAAACAGAATCATTCCTTTTTGAAATCAATATCTTAGTCATAAAATCATAACCCaaaactaatcttttttttattaatttttataattataacattttctttgacag
This sequence is a window from Sminthopsis crassicaudata isolate SCR6 chromosome 1, ASM4859323v1, whole genome shotgun sequence. Protein-coding genes within it:
- the PSKH2 gene encoding serine/threonine-protein kinase H2, translated to MGCGTSSKVVPELPGSSLHLSWGKGVGRGNCGPLQMGQGEAGHMGHRGTREAAAEAAQKMQVARYRAKFDPRVTARYDIQALIGRGSFSKVVRVEQKFTKKPFAIKMVETRVKEGREACESELNVLRRVSHCNIVQLIEVFEAQDRVYIVMELATGGELFDRIISQGTFTERDAIIILKMVVDGVRYLHSLQITHRDLKPENLLYYHPGAESKILITDFGLAASGNKNGDWSMNTICGTPEYIAPEILSRKPYTNAVDMWALGVITYILLSGSLPFEDENHMRLYRKILKGKYSYKGEPWTNVSNLAKDFIDRLLTLDSNHRMSAGQALNHPWVMTMAITSPMKNLQRSISWNLMLRTSPHSQCSKSARASESCHSSVSKHSWGKKLVNKTGILE